Proteins encoded together in one Lutra lutra chromosome 4, mLutLut1.2, whole genome shotgun sequence window:
- the LOC125098854 gene encoding LOW QUALITY PROTEIN: mitochondrial fission factor-like (The sequence of the model RefSeq protein was modified relative to this genomic sequence to represent the inferred CDS: inserted 1 base in 1 codon) has translation MHLANRLWERPLSALGASGWWPSPGTLQRVQGDRSGSKSSTGTLKPVKGFTMKHRSRWRQTASHSRSAFRKWGRTSFSHCCWVAICQIQCEMEYTEGISQQMRVPEELKVAPPNADLEQRFQEGVPNASVIMQVPERTVVAGRDEDIPFSRPADLEPIQSTPINPLALKTPPRVLTLRERPLDFLDLERPPPTPXVGRLKREHSRTERAVHQNGQLLRADCGHGTSLTDATTEGASGDVTGDAASLRRQIIKLNRHVQLLEEGNKERNARDMAVCSTTLMFWLLSS, from the exons ATGCATTTGGCCAACAGGCTCTGGGAGCGCCCACTGAGTGCCCTGGGAGCCAGCGGTTGGTGGCCCTCACCAGGTACCCTCCAAAGGGTCCAGGGGGACAGAAGTGGCTCTAAATCCAGCACAGGAACATTGAAGCCAGTTAAAGGATTTACCATGAAGCACAGAAGCAGGTGGCGCCAAACAGCGAGCCATAGCCGGTCCGCCTTCCGCAAGTGGGGCAGgacttccttctcccactgctgctgGGTGGCGATTTGTCAAATTCAGTGTGAAATGGAATACACTGAAGGCATTAGTCAGCAAATGAGGGTCCCGGAGGAATTAAAGGTAGCACCACCAAACGCTGACCTGGAGCAAAGATTCCAAGAAGGAGTTCCAAATGCCAGTGTCATTATGCAGGTTCCAGAAAGGACTGTTGTGGCAGGACGTGACGAAGACATTCCATTTTCAAGACCAGCCGATCTTGAGCCTATTCAGTCAACTCCCATCAACCCTCTGGCACTAAAAACACCACCTCGGGTACTCACACTAAGAGAAAGACCACTGGATTTTCTGGATTTAGAAAGACCGCCTCCGACCC ACGTTGGTAGGCTAAAAAGAGAGCACTCTAGGACTGAGCGTGCTGTTCACCAAAACGGACAGCTGCTCAGAGCGGACTGCGGGCACGGCACGTCACTTACAGACGCAACAACAGAAGGAGCTTCCGGTGACGTGACTGGTGACGCAGCTTCGTTAAGACGACAGATAATCAAATTAAATAGACATGTACAACTTCTAGAAGAGGGGAACAAAGAGCGCAATGCAAGAGATATGGCCGTGTGTTCAACTACTCTAATGTTCTGGCTGCTTAGTAGCTAG